One segment of Nitrospirota bacterium DNA contains the following:
- a CDS encoding PilN domain-containing protein, which translates to MISINFASRDYPLMDRLRTGLVAASVLLAAGVVAIVWTSLALRLHTRDIDGKVREILSSEEQIKPLLAERDRIIKDLSSMSALMDARRFSWTRLFTQIERVFPSGVAVNKVDYNPRERQLVLEATAQSPEALRNLMIGLERSLVFKEAYLRHQSVEKGIISFNVVALYQEHNASGVAPGK; encoded by the coding sequence ATGATCTCGATCAATTTCGCGAGCAGGGATTATCCGCTCATGGACAGGCTCCGGACCGGGCTCGTCGCGGCGAGCGTGCTGCTTGCAGCAGGCGTCGTGGCGATTGTCTGGACCTCACTGGCACTTCGCCTGCACACCCGGGACATAGACGGTAAGGTGCGGGAGATCCTGTCATCCGAGGAACAGATCAAACCACTGCTGGCCGAGCGGGACCGGATCATCAAGGACCTTTCGTCCATGTCAGCGCTCATGGATGCGCGGCGCTTCTCGTGGACACGCCTCTTCACCCAGATCGAGCGGGTTTTCCCCTCCGGTGTCGCGGTAAATAAAGTGGATTACAATCCCCGGGAGCGCCAACTCGTCCTCGAGGCAACAGCTCAGTCGCCGGAAGCGCTCAGGAACCTCATGATCGGCCTGGAGCGGTCCCTGGTGTTCAAGGAAGCCTATCTGCGACATCAGTCGGTCGAGAAAGGGATCATATCGTTCAATGTCGTCGCTCTCTATCAGGAACATAACGCTTCCGGAGTGGCTCCGGGCAAATAG
- the pilO gene encoding type 4a pilus biogenesis protein PilO, translating into MSSLSIRNITLPEWLRANRRLQKAVLVCAALLIADLLLYAFLVVPYINGIRSLEARYGELRKRRTEAILFEKQKKELTGIRAGIPTQKDMPILVKDLVQSARRLNLTVSAITYDIPKRSGEELAILSFAFPAEGRYADIKRFVYEIETSDRPVGIQDLKLEGDKGLVRMQLKLVTYVKGQ; encoded by the coding sequence ATGTCGTCGCTCTCTATCAGGAACATAACGCTTCCGGAGTGGCTCCGGGCAAATAGACGGCTGCAGAAGGCGGTCCTTGTCTGCGCCGCGCTTCTGATCGCCGACCTGTTACTCTATGCGTTCCTCGTTGTTCCGTACATCAACGGGATCCGGTCGCTGGAGGCGAGGTACGGCGAGCTCAGAAAAAGGCGCACCGAGGCCATCTTGTTCGAGAAACAGAAAAAAGAGCTGACAGGCATCCGGGCAGGCATCCCGACCCAGAAGGACATGCCGATCCTGGTCAAGGACCTTGTTCAGTCCGCGCGGCGGCTGAACCTGACCGTGTCTGCGATCACCTATGATATCCCGAAGCGAAGCGGCGAAGAACTGGCCATCCTCTCCTTTGCGTTCCCGGCTGAGGGCAGGTATGCCGATATCAAGCGGTTCGTCTACGAAATCGAGACATCGGACCGGCCTGTCGGCATCCAGGACCTCAAGCTCGAAGGGGACAAGGGTCTCGTGCGGATGCAGCTGAAGCTGGTGACCTACGTGAAGGGCCAGTGA
- a CDS encoding secretin N-terminal domain-containing protein, translated as MKRAILLCVVALAALSLAGCAGSRAFQRGESFAHNGEWDLAVKEYRDANKTDPQNIEYRSALLRAQETAANQHYKKARSFLKERKLDQAIVELQQAMYLNPTSAAVQGALKSVLNMKQAEDHYRTALTFQELNRLNDAINELNLAVELDPENAKYFDSLAKLQKTKSETEPDEALTLASDKPITLNFKNTNIKEVFEVLSKLAGINIMFDEDVRAQNVTVFVKDVSFQYALNLLLSTNKLFMKKISADTIIIIPKSKAKLDQYQDLLVKTFYLTNVKSKEAVNLLRSMLDVKKIYVNEVQNSITVRDTPEKIKLVEKIINANDLKEAEVVLDVEVLEIARSNSIQYGWNLNPGSATATVQGTNQTQGSSQITLANLRNITGDNIILTLPGLVLNLLKQDSDAQTLANPRVRVLNGKQAKFHIGERIPVQTSTIQSTATVAVTSTFEYKDVGIKVNIEPNVHLNNTVTLKMGMEVSTLEDAIDFGNGQKQYKFGTRNTETVVNLRDGESVIIGGLIQDEDRKSTVKLPILGDIPILGKLFSNTSNGTIKTDILMSITPSIVRTMELPDKDALNFWSGTEEAYDTKPLFVSTGKSSKSAEKPLDKAAVLDSMAQRQPPAAGEPAKPVAADQAVPASLEIKPGESASPLGQDLRYDLSVSNVKNLYGAIVTLGYDPKVVEFKAASENGFLKKDGQQTSFLFSNNIKAGTVDIYMTRIGDVGGVEGSGSLCTIIFQGKSAGTANIIFKNAKLGNFNREPIKTDLKGARAVVK; from the coding sequence ATGAAAAGGGCCATCCTACTGTGCGTGGTCGCGCTTGCCGCCCTGTCGCTCGCGGGCTGCGCCGGTTCCCGTGCATTCCAGCGGGGCGAAAGCTTCGCCCATAACGGAGAATGGGACCTGGCCGTCAAGGAATACCGCGACGCCAACAAGACCGATCCTCAGAACATCGAATACCGTTCGGCCCTGCTGCGGGCCCAGGAGACCGCCGCCAACCAGCATTATAAGAAGGCACGTTCGTTTCTGAAAGAACGCAAGCTGGACCAGGCCATCGTCGAACTGCAGCAGGCCATGTACCTGAACCCCACGAGCGCGGCCGTCCAGGGCGCCCTCAAGTCGGTGCTGAACATGAAACAGGCCGAGGATCATTACCGCACGGCACTCACCTTCCAGGAACTGAACCGCTTGAACGATGCGATCAACGAGTTGAACCTCGCGGTCGAGCTCGATCCCGAAAACGCAAAGTACTTCGATTCGCTCGCGAAGCTTCAAAAAACAAAGTCCGAGACGGAGCCCGATGAAGCGCTTACCCTGGCCTCGGACAAGCCGATCACGCTGAATTTCAAGAACACCAACATCAAGGAAGTGTTCGAGGTCCTGTCGAAGCTTGCGGGCATCAATATCATGTTCGACGAGGACGTGCGGGCGCAGAACGTCACCGTTTTCGTCAAGGACGTATCGTTCCAGTACGCGCTCAATCTCCTGCTCTCCACCAACAAACTGTTCATGAAGAAGATCAGCGCCGATACGATCATCATCATACCCAAGAGCAAGGCCAAGCTGGACCAGTATCAGGACCTTCTGGTCAAGACCTTCTACCTGACCAACGTCAAATCGAAGGAGGCGGTGAACCTGCTCAGATCCATGCTCGACGTGAAGAAGATCTACGTGAACGAGGTCCAGAACTCGATCACCGTCCGGGACACGCCGGAGAAGATCAAGCTCGTGGAAAAGATCATCAACGCGAATGATCTCAAGGAGGCGGAGGTCGTCCTCGATGTCGAGGTGCTCGAGATCGCGCGCAGCAATTCCATCCAGTACGGCTGGAACCTCAATCCAGGGTCGGCGACCGCTACTGTACAGGGGACCAACCAGACGCAGGGCAGCTCACAGATCACTCTAGCAAACCTCAGGAATATTACGGGGGACAATATCATACTGACCCTGCCGGGACTGGTACTGAACCTGCTCAAGCAGGATTCCGATGCGCAGACGCTGGCGAACCCCCGGGTGAGGGTGCTGAACGGCAAACAAGCGAAGTTCCACATCGGAGAGCGAATTCCAGTCCAGACCTCGACGATCCAATCGACGGCGACAGTGGCCGTAACGTCCACGTTCGAGTACAAGGACGTGGGCATCAAGGTGAACATCGAGCCGAACGTCCATCTCAACAACACGGTCACGCTCAAGATGGGCATGGAGGTCAGCACGCTCGAAGACGCCATCGATTTCGGCAACGGCCAGAAACAGTACAAGTTTGGCACGCGCAACACTGAGACCGTGGTCAACCTGCGCGACGGCGAGAGCGTGATCATCGGAGGCCTTATCCAGGACGAGGACCGCAAAAGCACGGTGAAGCTCCCCATCCTCGGGGACATCCCGATCCTGGGCAAGCTTTTTTCAAATACGAGCAACGGCACGATCAAGACCGATATCCTGATGTCGATCACGCCGAGCATCGTGCGCACCATGGAGCTTCCCGACAAGGATGCGCTGAACTTCTGGTCGGGCACGGAAGAGGCCTACGACACGAAACCGCTGTTCGTGAGCACGGGGAAGAGCTCGAAATCGGCGGAAAAGCCCTTAGACAAGGCGGCGGTGCTTGACTCCATGGCGCAGCGGCAGCCTCCGGCAGCAGGCGAGCCGGCTAAACCGGTGGCTGCGGATCAGGCAGTACCGGCCTCGCTGGAGATCAAACCCGGTGAGTCCGCGTCCCCCCTGGGTCAGGATCTGAGGTACGACCTCTCCGTCAGCAACGTGAAGAACCTGTACGGTGCGATTGTCACGCTCGGTTACGATCCCAAAGTCGTGGAGTTCAAGGCGGCGAGCGAAAACGGGTTTCTGAAGAAGGACGGTCAGCAGACGTCTTTCCTTTTCTCGAATAACATCAAGGCCGGCACCGTGGACATCTACATGACCCGCATCGGCGACGTGGGGGGGGTCGAAGGTTCAGGCAGCCTCTGCACGATCATATTCCAGGGAAAATCAGCGGGCACGGCCAATATTATTTTCAAGAACGCAAAACTGGGGAATTTCAACCGGGAGCCCATCAAGACCGATCTCAAGGGTGCCAGGGCGGTCGTGAAGTAG